One Coffea eugenioides isolate CCC68of chromosome 2, Ceug_1.0, whole genome shotgun sequence genomic window, GGGTGAAAGCCAGACATCCTAACCGCTGGACGATAACGGATTTTTTTGTTGAGTGCTGCGAGAAATAATCATTTTATCTATAATAACTCGTTATTATCCATGGGTTCAATGGCATTTTTACTGGCAAAATACCAAATCCAGGTTGGGATGTCTCAATTCTCAAATGTGAATTGGGAAACAGAATAGATAAGATAATAGGAAACAAACCGCCTCTAATTATATGTTTCACCAAGAAAAAAAGCTTGATTTACTTGTTTTACCAATTCTAATATACAtagttaattgttcttgaaagtaaaataaaattatagGTAAAAATTTGCCTTTTCTCTTATTAATGTCTTTcattattttgtaaaattatTTTAGAAAGTGGATAAACTCACATTGTACCCAATCCCTATGTAAAACTTAAAATAATTGCTCCAACAAAAAAACTTAAACAATTATGTAGACAAAATCaagcttgaagaatatgatTAAATCCCCattgttaaagaaaaaatatCGCCGTAAAATACTAATTTTCTTATTCCTTTTGTAAAATACACTTTTAACGAGTAAACAAGAATTTGAggtaaaaatttcagattttgttttgcttgcatcatacacacaattcccaatcacctttttatctcacatacatcacatcacaaaatgTGTTACAGTAACTagatcaaataaatcatccaaataaattcttatccaaacaaactcacaCTATTAAATTTTGAGTAGAAGAACATTTTGTAGATCAAATCAACTTTTAATTTAACCATTTCCACTTAAGAATTTTATTGGAAGTTTAACAGCAAGACGGAAAATTGGAGgcaaagttgtgaaaaatgaAAACTACGGGGGTTAGATTtgcaaataaaataatattctaCATTTCTACTGCCGACTACCAAATCACAAAACCCTTCTCCAGCCTCGTTTAAAAGTTTTAAAGTTCACTCCGGCACCAACGAGCTCTGTCCGATCCCTTCTTCTCGTGGGGATCAATTCAAGTAAttcttctctccttttcttctaTCTCTTTCGTCTttgatttcttttatttgttcaaGATTCCAACATGATTTTCCAaaacttcttttgtttttcgtATGCTTAGTATACCAGAGGCTTTGACTCAATGTGCTAGTGTAGTTTAAATTTACGAGCTACCCAGAAACTGTATATTCGTGTTTGTTCAAGTAGTGGAACTTAATTCGGCTTTGATTTTGTTGATTCTTAATTgggtttctttttttatttcctcTTTGCAGGTAAATTGTTGTTGTAGGGTTTTTGGCATCGGAAGCAATGGTAAGTTCGGGCATTAGCTTTTAAAATTAGGGTTAAACGACTGCCCCTGGTGTTTCATTGTTCTTTTAGCTGatttgggtttttctttttgtgaCTGTTTTTCGTTGTTTCAGCTGCCACTTTCTCTGCTTAAGACTGCTCAAGGGCATCCCATGGTAACAATTTCATACACGttattcttctttctttttttattttccttaattgTTATGCAAGTTTATTTGTAGTGTTGTTGTTTTACGGGGCATTTCGCTATAATAAGTTTGTGTGGAGAGTTCAACTATGGGTGTGTTTGTGGCGTGCTTTTCAGATGTTTCTTGGTAGATTCGTGTTTTCAGAAGAAGTGCTGCAGTCATTCTTAGATTTGTTGTTTTTGTCAAGtgcttttttgatttttcttgataGGTGAGTATTCTAGGGATTAGGGTTGTGAGTTGCTTAGTGTGCTTAGACTTGTTTTTATGCATTATCAGTGTGAGTTCATTTTGAAAAGTTCAAACATCTCAGAGATCCAAGCATAGGCTTGTTTTCTGTGTGCTTTTTTTAGAGTTTATCGATGAATGTTTTTGGAATTAAGGTTGTAATTTCTTGATTATAGTAATAATGAttgtttttatacataaaacaGTATGAGCTACACTCATGCAGTAAGTACAACAGGAGAAATAAGTCAAAAGCAGTTGTCTCAGAGTGGGAAAGCATAATTAAGAGCTCAATGACACCTAGAAGGTTCTAGTTTGTTTCTGTGTTCTCTGACACATTTTCAGAGGAGCAGCCAGGAAAATTGCTGTAATTTTTTTTGGCTTGAAAATATATTTGGATGATCTGAAGAGCTGATCAATGGCACCTTGTTTTTGTTTACGCTGTTTATCTCAAGATGAATGTTGAGATGGTACATGCTCTTGTTTAGTGGATTTGCTTGCTCATGTAAAATTTGTTTTCTTATTACAGTTGGTGGAGCTAAAAAATGGGGAAACATATAATGGACACCTTGTCAATTGTGACACTTGGATGAATATCCATCTTCGTGAAGTCATCTGCACATCAAAGGTGAATTTTTGCTACCATGACTTGTTTATCATCTCTCTGATTGTTATGCATTGGTGTTTCATGTATTACGGGTGTAGCTTAATGAAAAGTAAATGCAGGATGGAGACAGATTTTGGAGAATGCCAGAATGTTATATTCGTGGTAATACAATCAAGTATCTACGAGTTCCAGATGAGGTATGTTCACTTCAGAGTCATAATATGCAGATTTGTTGTTTGCTTCAGTTCTCTTCCTTCTCTGTTTTGACATCTATATGCTTCTGCTTCTTCCTGGTTTGTGTTTGGCATCTGCTAACACTAATAAAAGCCAGGATTTTCTTTTAAGCGTATGTGCTATCTGTATTTTGCCACGCTTAGTTAAAACTTGATACCTAAATGTCATCCATCATAGATGAGGCCCTGGCATCACTTCTTTTCTTTATGTTAATGGTCCAATTGGGAAGACATCCACCTTgttctagcttggttttggcTGCAATGGTTTATCATTGAGCACATTGATTTTGGCAGACGTAAAATGCTCCTCCAAATGGAATGTTTTACATTCGTTGAATGGCTTTTGATTTTGCACACTGATTTTGGAGGACCACTTGCTAACTTGTTTTATTGGAATGTTTCACCTACTCAGATACAACTGTTTTGTATATAGGTTTATCCATTAAATTAGCTTTAGAGTGAAGCTTTCTGCTGTTTGGTAAGCCCTTAAAATATTGTCATGAGAGTATTCTAGGAACTagaatttttcttcttcctgCAACGAAATTCAAAAAGTATAGTTATACTTTTAGGCGTCAGATgtacacacacactctctctctctctctctctctctctctccctccctctctgGAGTGATGCAGCTTAGCCAAATCAGACATTGATGTGCTCCTTAAAGTGTTTCTTTTAAAGTCTTTAGCAATGGTAATATCTGGAGGCATTTTATTGTTATGCTTCCATACAGTTGTTTAAACTTTAATTGGGGCACATAAAGTGGAAGTGCATCTATGTGATGACAAAAGTACAGAGATGGGTTCCTTGCTGACCAGAGCCTCTTCTTTATGATCTTTTTCCTTGTCTCTCTCCAATCAACCCTGCCTTTATTTCTTGAACTATTTGTTATAAGATCCTAGGTAGTTGTTTAGCTCAACCATGAGTGAAGATCACATCCTTAAAAACATGATTTATACAACCCCTTGAAGGAACTTTATCACACTGTCAATTTCATCTACAGTTGATAGGGGCAGTAAAGGGTTGAAGAATGTGGCTAatctgtttttcctttttgtagATTTTTATATGAACCTTGGTATGCTTTGAATCCTTTGATGACTCTTCAAAGATTGGTGATATGTCGACTgtgttttcttttaaaactgGATCTTGTTTGGAACTAGGGAATTATAAAAACTAGGAAGTCAAGGTAATACATCATTGGTCTAGTCCCTTTGTATCCTGCAGTTGGCTCATATTTGGTTTGGATCATTAGAATGATGCTTATTTCTTGCATATCCAGTTACTCTATTCCAAGATAGCATCATTCTTTCCTCTATGCTGTGTGGAATTGTTGTCACTTGACATGTTTGGTAAAGACTTTTATGTTTCATTAAACCTTCTACCCCTAATTTAAGTTGGCTGGTACTTATTCTAATTGTGCTTACATCATTTTCTTCTAACCAGTTCAAAAATGTTTATTGTAACAGAGtagacttttgaagatgtagaAATTAGGTTTTGTCACTGTTCACTTCTCAGATTTTATGATGTCACTATTGTTGTAGATGGTCAACTTTGATCTTTTGACTGCAGGATTGAGACCTCTGTTTCCATAGGACAGAGCATTTTAAATGGTTATTTGCTATCTTTGTAATTGGACTGAAAACCTTTGTTTAGGAGTATGCCTGCAAAACAACTGACTGATTATCAATTTGCATAACCTGTTGGGTGGGACTTTATGGCTATACATTACATTGTTGGGTTCCATTGAAAATACATGTCAATTTTTCTTTGCCTTGCACGATATATTGgattgatgaattttgattttctcAGGATACTGATTATTTGTGTATCTTTTGCCTTTATCGTGTCATTCAATTATGTCAATGTGCTTAACTCTTTTAAATTGCTGAATAATTGTgcctttttcaaatattttttttccagGTGATTGATAAGgttcaagaagaaacaaaaaccCGTTCAGGTATTAATTATAGTATTGATTTACTTCTGTATATGATTGAGCCCAAAGAAAGATGTCTTCTGTGGATGCCTTCTCTAAATCATCTGAAATTCACAATAAAATTTGTTTTCTACTTCATTCATTGGATGGCGCACAAGTAATTGTAGGTTCCTCGTGGTATAGAAACTTGTATGTATGGGTTCTTTGATGTAGACAGAAATTTCCCTTTGTTACTTCTGCATCAGTCTTGTATTCTGAGTAAGTAATACATTTCAAAGCAGCAATCAACCAGGAGGAAGTAGCAAATCAGATAAGTACAAACAATCTTGTTGCAATAATTACAGCCTGTCCAAAGACATTTTGCCTTGTATATTACGATGTGTTTGAGAATGAAAGAGTACATTATAGATGTTGGATTGTTCCAAAAGCACAGTAATGCTTGTATAGAAATCATTTTATTGAgggcaaaaatatcaaggataGAAGGAAAGAAAGTAATGGAAAATAGCATTTGAGCGAATGATATATTGTTGTTACCAAGCTATTGTTAAATCTCCAACTTCATTAATGTAATTGAACAGATTAAAGAACAAGAGATTTACTATATGTTTCATTACTTTTTGGAGATGCATTCCAGTATTTCTGATGAATTGAACAGATTAAAGTACAAGAGATGTACTGTATGTTTCATTACTTTTTGGATTCCAATATTTCTGAtcaatgtaaaaaaaaaagaagttaaatAGCTTTTTCTCTGTGTACTGAATGTGGAATTCAGCACATTAAATTAGTTTATGGTCAAAAATGGTTTCTAATCCTGACCACTTTTACATACTTTTCAGATAGAAAGCCACCAGGCGTTGGGCGTGGAAGAGGAAGAGGTAGAGATGACAGTGCTGCTGGGAGACAGGGAAAACCAATTGGGCGTGGCATGGATGATGGAGTTGCCAAAGGTGCAGGCAGGGGCAAGGGAGGACCATCTGGCAGGTCTGGTGGTGGTAAAGGTATGAATTTGCAGTCTAAGTTGTTGGTTATTAAGAAGCAAGCATCAGAGAGCTGTGTCTTAAGAACTTTCAACATAGCATTTCTCATTTTAAGACTTCTGAATGATCCCAGATAAGACTTTTCCTTCACTCCTTACAGTCACAAACAACCTTTGCAAGTTTACACTTGCTTTTTCTCTGCCTCTGTTATGACTTGAATGATGAGGGAACAAAGAGTTGTCTTCTAAATACCTTAAAATTGTTCTCTCATTTTTGTTTGTAGGTCTGTCTAACAGGTGCCCATTGGGTACTCGTTCAGATATATTTCAGGtgtcatattttttaaaatgtaagattaattaggaaaagtaaataaatataaggaagggtaggtaagattaaataggAAAAGCATATAAATGCAAGGGAaggtaataattgttagtatgtgtATGTATATGATTAGGTTAGGTGAATTTTAGGTGTGTTGACGAGTGTTCATTAGGCACCCGTTAGAAAAAAAATCCTTTGTTTGTTTATTGAAAGATTTTCCTGGTTGAATGTTGGTGGCAGGTGGTGGGCGTGGACGTGGCTTGTAATTCTTTAGCTAGCTGCAGAATCAACTTCCTTGGAGCAGAGTTGCC contains:
- the LOC113761771 gene encoding probable U6 snRNA-associated Sm-like protein LSm4 isoform X2, whose product is MLPLSLLKTAQGHPMLVELKNGETYNGHLVNCDTWMNIHLREVICTSKDGDRFWRMPECYIRGNTIKYLRVPDEVIDKVQEETKTRSDRKPPGVGRGRGRGRDDSAAGRQGKPIGRGMDDGVAKGAGRGKGGPSGRSGGGKGGGRGRGL
- the LOC113761771 gene encoding probable U6 snRNA-associated Sm-like protein LSm4 isoform X1, producing the protein MLPLSLLKTAQGHPMLVELKNGETYNGHLVNCDTWMNIHLREVICTSKDGDRFWRMPECYIRGNTIKYLRVPDEVIDKVQEETKTRSDRKPPGVGRGRGRGRDDSAAGRQGKPIGRGMDDGVAKGAGRGKGGPSGRSGGGKGGGRGRGL